The sequence below is a genomic window from Pseudodesulfovibrio senegalensis.
GGCCATCGTCAAGAACATGCTGGGCGATGAAATCGAGGACATCCTTTCCGACGTCAAGGATGCGGTGGGCGAGATGACCAACATGATCTCCGGGCAGGCCCGTGCCGGGCTGGCGGAAAAGGGTCTGGTTTTTCAGGGCTCCACGCCCACGGTCATCATGGGCGACAACCATACCATTTCCCATCAGGCCAAATCACCGATCATGGCCATACCGTTTTCCACGGATCACGGCGAGTTCACCATCGAATTCTGTTTCGAGTAGGGAATATATCCAGAACGAACACGACGGGAGCAAATCATGGCCACCCTCGAGGGCTTCAGAGACAAAGAATTTCTGGATCAGATAACGATTCTGAACGAGATATCGGGCAGCAAGGACCCGGAGAATCTTCCCGGGCTTGTGGAATTGCTGAAATCGCCCGTGGGCGACACTTCCATCGACTACATGGTCGTCAACGCGCTCAATGCCGTGCTTTCGCAGAGCGAAAGCGAAACCGTGGCGGGCATGGCGGACAAGCATCCGGGATATCGCATCCTGTGCATCCGGGTTGCCGGGGAATACGGGTTTGCCTCGGCCACGCCCACCCTGGTCAAAATCGCGGACAGCGAGACCGATCCGGACAGGCTCATGGAGGTGCTCACCTCGCTGGCCCGCATTTCCGATCCCGGCGCGTTGCCCATCTTCCGCAAATATCTCGAACATGAGGATTCATTCATTTCCGCCCTGTGCATCGAGGCGCTGGGCAAGCTGCGGGACCTCTCTTCGGTGAGCTATCTCAAGGCCATCATCGATGACAGCGAGGCCTCGGACAAGTATGAGGTCTGCGACATCACCACCTGGAAGGCCGTGGAGGCGCTGGCCGCCTTCGATACCGAGGACACCCTCGCCTTTCTGGTGGAAAAGCTGCACCACAAGAACCCCACGGTCCGGCGCATCATCACCGATGCCATGACCGACATCGGCTCCCCGGTCATTCCTCTGCTGCTGGCCGCTTTTGAGGCCGGCGACACGGACATGAGAATCCTCACTGCCAACGTGCTCGGTTTCATCGGGGACAAGGCCTGTGCGGACGGGCTTGTGGCCGCGTTCGACAAGGGGTTGGCCAAGGACTCCAACGTCCGTTACGC
It includes:
- a CDS encoding HEAT repeat domain-containing protein codes for the protein MATLEGFRDKEFLDQITILNEISGSKDPENLPGLVELLKSPVGDTSIDYMVVNALNAVLSQSESETVAGMADKHPGYRILCIRVAGEYGFASATPTLVKIADSETDPDRLMEVLTSLARISDPGALPIFRKYLEHEDSFISALCIEALGKLRDLSSVSYLKAIIDDSEASDKYEVCDITTWKAVEALAAFDTEDTLAFLVEKLHHKNPTVRRIITDAMTDIGSPVIPLLLAAFEAGDTDMRILTANVLGFIGDKACADGLVAAFDKGLAKDSNVRYALYEALGRVGTMKGIICLVDGLGEEDELTLMAVIGGLEKHVNPGIVAKLTTLVQSASDQGDRIAKAVISSGATNLFDALYENAGAGDGLIAALEQSNDPEIIEEFRNLLLEIGGSRAENDLARLPQPEAASRKALAADDSRSMCAMHKAILTDLEFEPFVAPNGQEAYELIEQGEEFEIIITDMNMPVMDGLELVGKVRNTPGYEDVPIIMVTTESEASQQTLATKTGVTAFITKPFKPEQLKEKINELLA
- a CDS encoding chemotaxis protein CheX translates to MDVELAKPFIKAAVDVLSTMAFIQPKVGKPFVKKNNMAHGDVTGLVGLTGEKNGSVSMSFSKACAVAIVKNMLGDEIEDILSDVKDAVGEMTNMISGQARAGLAEKGLVFQGSTPTVIMGDNHTISHQAKSPIMAIPFSTDHGEFTIEFCFE